In a genomic window of Lacrimispora sp. BS-2:
- a CDS encoding DUF6070 family protein, with the protein MNRRKLIAGIAAIIFVLTGCRGASKDPLTGKEAIESEGNQQNQGEDVSIELAELCKDIYQQSKKNKTLGSLETVQKMVNRLGERGYAVVDQDNQLNMENQELVEAFCKNVAEKQDAELLLIIVLNNGEFVQFNFNTKEGKVDVSAKSLFWQENELVNLYTDNYQPNTWVFSEYGYLFFDKYYMAGFSGPYDHVAVRVKPLDNIYRELNRKYILPIGYHLNNLFTIDWNENEYKNLNFYDLFDILYQLKFSTYNPYSSDYDGKISQIPKTEFEGIIMENFKIRSQILQEKVKYMDSNSMYEYRPRGLYDCGSDTEIPYPEVIDYENQDDGTIELTVNAVWPKMNLETAFQHKVVIRPLPDGKFQYVSNQVIPSENNVEPTWYVNRLTEEEWKEYYKTIK; encoded by the coding sequence TTGAATAGAAGAAAATTGATTGCAGGGATAGCTGCTATTATATTTGTGTTAACAGGATGTAGAGGTGCTTCTAAAGATCCATTGACTGGGAAAGAGGCAATAGAATCTGAAGGTAACCAGCAAAATCAAGGGGAAGATGTCAGCATAGAGCTTGCAGAACTTTGTAAGGATATTTACCAACAATCTAAGAAAAATAAGACATTAGGGAGTTTAGAAACAGTTCAGAAAATGGTAAATCGGCTAGGTGAAAGAGGGTATGCTGTGGTCGATCAGGATAATCAATTAAATATGGAAAATCAGGAACTGGTAGAGGCATTTTGTAAGAACGTGGCTGAGAAACAGGATGCAGAATTATTATTAATTATTGTTTTGAATAATGGTGAGTTTGTACAATTCAATTTCAATACAAAAGAGGGTAAGGTAGATGTTTCTGCAAAAAGTTTATTCTGGCAAGAAAATGAACTTGTTAATCTTTATACGGACAATTATCAGCCAAATACATGGGTTTTCTCAGAATATGGATATTTATTTTTTGATAAATATTATATGGCTGGTTTTTCTGGTCCGTATGATCATGTGGCTGTCCGAGTGAAACCTCTGGATAATATTTATCGAGAATTAAACAGAAAATACATTTTGCCAATAGGCTATCATTTAAATAATTTATTTACGATCGACTGGAATGAGAATGAATATAAGAATCTGAATTTTTACGATTTATTTGATATACTTTATCAGTTAAAGTTTTCAACATATAATCCATATTCATCCGATTATGATGGGAAAATTTCTCAGATACCGAAAACGGAATTTGAGGGAATAATTATGGAAAACTTTAAGATAAGAAGTCAGATCCTGCAGGAGAAGGTCAAGTACATGGACAGTAACAGTATGTACGAATACAGACCCCGCGGGTTATATGACTGTGGTTCAGACACTGAAATTCCATATCCGGAAGTAATAGATTATGAGAATCAGGATGATGGTACCATAGAACTTACTGTAAATGCGGTCTGGCCGAAAATGAACTTAGAAACAGCGTTTCAACATAAAGTAGTGATACGCCCCTTGCCAGATGGTAAATTTCAATACGTATCAAATCAGGTGATTCCATCAGAAAATAATGTAGAGCCCACATGGTATGTAAACAGGCTGACCGAGGAAGAGTGGAAGGAATACTATAAAACTATAAAATAG
- a CDS encoding bifunctional 3-deoxy-7-phosphoheptulonate synthase/chorismate mutase yields MYKIGSESLWDKITLGKLGNMIAGPCAVESTSQLEKVSAFLVEKQVKILRAGAYKPRTSPKTFQGLGKDGVKIIHETCEKYGLISVTEIMDIRDLEYMEQMVDILQVGSRNMFNYSMLKELGKTDKPILLKRGLMATIEEFICAAEYIQNEGNTKIIMCERGIRTFEHEIRNTLDLSCVALLKQKTNYPVVVDLSHSLGRKDIMIPMAKASLAVGADMIMVEVHPEPEKALSDAKQQLNLGEFENLLVSI; encoded by the coding sequence ATGTACAAGATTGGTAGCGAGAGCTTGTGGGATAAAATAACTCTTGGAAAGTTGGGAAATATGATTGCTGGGCCTTGTGCAGTGGAATCAACTTCCCAATTGGAAAAAGTTTCAGCTTTTTTAGTAGAAAAACAAGTGAAGATATTAAGAGCGGGTGCCTACAAACCGAGAACATCACCGAAAACTTTTCAAGGGCTTGGAAAAGATGGAGTTAAAATTATCCATGAGACATGTGAAAAATATGGATTAATATCAGTGACTGAAATTATGGATATACGGGATTTGGAATATATGGAGCAGATGGTAGATATTCTTCAGGTAGGCAGCCGTAATATGTTTAATTATAGTATGCTGAAGGAACTTGGTAAAACAGATAAACCTATTTTGCTTAAAAGGGGTCTTATGGCCACTATCGAGGAATTTATTTGTGCAGCAGAGTATATTCAAAATGAAGGTAATACAAAAATAATTATGTGTGAAAGAGGAATTAGAACCTTTGAACACGAAATCAGAAATACGTTGGATTTGTCCTGTGTAGCTTTATTAAAACAAAAAACAAATTATCCAGTGGTAGTTGATTTAAGTCATTCACTTGGCAGGAAGGATATTATGATACCAATGGCTAAAGCATCTCTGGCAGTTGGGGCTGATATGATCATGGTTGAGGTACATCCAGAACCGGAAAAGGCACTTTCCGATGCAAAGCAACAACTAAATTTAGGTGAGTTTGAAAACTTACTAGTTAGTATCTAG